GGGCGCGGGCGAAGCCATGGCGCAGAGGCGGAGTCGTTACGAAGATGTTACGTAGAATAACATAAACGATAATGATTCGCATATGCGCAATCCAGGGGTCCATCCGGATGGCCCGAAAGGGCCCTGGGGCGCCGCTCAGGACGCCCTGGTAGATCCACCCGGCGGGTGGGTGCTCTTCGGTAGGAGCGCCCGAGGGTGATCCCTGAAGGCCGGGCGCGGCCTCAATCGCGGTCGTCGCGGGTCCAGACCGCGTCGTGCTCCCGCTTCACCGGGAACTTGGGCACCGGGGTATAGGCCGGGGCACACAGGGCGCGGCCATCGCGCACGTCGAAGCGCGCGCCGTGCAGCACGCACTCCACGCTGCCTTCGGTCGTGTTGAACTCGCCCGAGGAAAGCTCGAACTCTTCGTGCGTGCACTGGTCTTCCAGTGCGTACAGCTCGCCGTCGAGGTTGAACACCACGATCGGCGTGCCGGTCACTTCGTCGAACACGCTCTTCATTTCACCCGGCAGCAGCTCGTTGCCGGCACAGACAAAGGTCCAGGCCTCGCTCACGCGGCGGCTCCGGCCAGCGGCTTTTCCAGGATCTCGAAGCGCAGGTCGTCGCGCTTGGGGATGCCGAAGCGTTCGTCGCCATACGGGAACGGCTTCTTGATGCCGGTACGGCTGTAGCCGCGGCGCTCGTAGAAGGCAATCAGTTCTTCGCGCACGTCGATGACGGTCATCTGCATCACCGGCACATTCCATTCGCGCGCGGCGTGCGCTTCGGCAGCATCCATCAGCTGCTTGCCGACGCCACCGCCCTGCTGGGCCGGGTCGACCGAGAACATGCCGAAGTAGCCCTTGCCGTCGACATCGGCGACGTGGGCGCAGGCCACCAGTTGGCCCTCGCGTTCGGCCAGCAGGATCGTGGAGCGCGGGCGGTCGAGGTCGCCCTGGATGCCTTCGGCGTCGATGCGGGCGCCATCCAGCAGGTCGGCTTCGGTGGTCCAGCCGGCGCGACTGGCGTCGCCACGGTAGGCCGAGGTGACCAGGGTAATCAGGGCGGGGATGTCGGCCGACGTGGCGGCGCGGAAGGTCAGGGTGCTCATGGGCACATTCTAGGTGGGGTGGGGGCGGGCGCAAATGGGGCACCCCGGCAGTTCCGGCAACGGTATGCTCGCGCTTCAGCAATTGTCATGCAGGACCGTGGCGTGGACGTGTCGAAGGGAATCGCGCTGGCGTTGACCGCGGGGATGATGACGGCGCTGGTACGTCTGCCGGCGCACGTAGACGGCGGCGGCATTGCGCCCAACGGCCTGGGGTGCCCGGGTTTCAGTCCGTCCCGTGCGTTGCCGGTCACGCTCGAGGCGCTGCGGGCCGATCCCACGCGCTATCACGGGAGATTGGTGCGCGTGCGGGGTGCTTACGTTGATCGTTTTGAAATGTCTGCACTGCATCCCGGGCCACCGGTACGGAACCCATGGGCGGCTGAGGGCGTGTGGGTGAATGGAATTCCCATCCTGGTGCTGCCGCCGCAGCAGACGGTTGAACTCACCGGAATCGTAGCGGCGGGCCGGCCCGTTTTCCCTTTCGGCAAGGGGCATATTGGGCAATGGCCTGCGGAGCTCTGTGTGTCTTCGATCCTGCCATTGGCGCCGCCATGAAAAACGCCGCGGTTTCCCGCGGCGTTCTCGATGTTTCGGGCTGGCCGGGGAATCTCACCCCAGCAGCTTGCGTACCTTGGTCAACGCAGTCATGAACCGATCGATCTCGGCGTGTGTGTTGTAGAACGCCAACGACGCACGGCAGGTTGCCGCCACCCCGTAATACTGCAGCAGCGGGTGCGCGCAGTGCTGGCCCGAACGCACGGCCACGCCTTCCAGATCCAGCAGGGTAGCCAGATCATGCGCGTGGGCGCCGTCGATCAGGAACGACACCACCGCTGCCTTTTCCGGTGCCTCGCCGATGATGCGCAGGCCATCGACCCGGCGCAGCTCTTCGGTGAAGTGCGCCAGCAGCTCGGCTTCGCGCGCTTCCACGTGGTCCAAGCCGACGTTCTGCAGATAGTCCGCCGCCACGCCCAGGCCAATGAAGCCGGCGATGTTGGGGGTGCCGGCTTCGAACTTGTGCGGGGCATCGTTGAACACGGTGCCGTCGAAGCTGACTTCCTTGATCATCTCGCCGCCACCGAGGAACGGCGGCATCGCGTCCAGGTGCTCGCGGCGCGCCCATAGTGCACCGGTACCGGTCGGGCCGCACATCTTGTGGCCGGTGATGGCGTAGAAGTCGCAGCCGATCGCCGCCACGTCGACCTTGCGGTGCGGCGCGGCCTGCGAGCCATCGACCACGGTGATGATGCCGCGCTTGCGCGCTTCACGGCAGATTTCGCGCACCGGATTGACCGTGCCCAGCACGTTGGAGACATGGGTGACGGCCAGCAGCTTGACCTCCGGGGTCATCGCCGCGCGCAGCGCATCCAGGTCCAGTGCGCCATCGGGCGTGATCTCGGCCACGCGGATGGTGGCACCGGTCCGCTGAGCGACCAGCTGCCAGGGCACGATGTTGGCGTGGTGCTCCATGCGCGTGATCAGGATCACGTCGCCGGCCTTCAGCCGCGGCAGCGCCCACGAATAGGCCACCAGGTTGATGGCGAAGGTGGTGCCACTGCACAGCACCAGGTCGCTGGGCCGCACGTTGAGGAAGCGCGCCAGCGTGTTGCGTGCGCCTTCGTAGGCGTCGGTGGCTTCGCTGCCCAGTGCATGCACCGCGCGGCTGACGTTGGCGTTGTAGCGGCGGTAGAACTCGTCCACCGCGCCGATCACCTGCACCGGCTTCTGGCCGGTGTTGGCATTGTCGAAATAAACCAGCGGCTTGCCATGCACTTCACGCATCAGCAGCGGGAAGTCGAGGCGGACGCGGTCCCAGTCGGGGGCGCCTGAGCGTTCTTCGATCGGGCGCGGGGTGGACAGGTTCATGCCACACCCGCCTCGGCCAGTGCCTTGTCCAGGCGGCGTGCCAGCTGCTCGCGCAGGATATCCGGCAGGATTTTCAGGGGCTCATGGCAGAAAGCCGCACTCAGCAGGGCCTGCGCCTGTGCCTGCGGCAGGCCGCGCGAGCGCAGGTAGAACAGCGCGTTGGCATCGAGCTGGCCGACAGTCGCACCGTGCGCGGCCTTCACTTCATCGGCGTCGATTACCAGCGTCGGCTGGGTGTCGATCTCGGCATCGGCCGACAGCAGCAGGTTCTTGTTGGACAGGTTCGCGTCGGTGCCATCGGCGCCTTCGCGGATCTGGATGCCACCATGGAACACCACGCGGCTGCGGTTGGCGGCGACGCCGCGCCACAGCAGTCCGCAGGCGGTATCGCGTGCGATGTGGTCGATGCCCAGGCGGGTTTCGACGTGGCGCCGGCCATTGCCGAGCAGCACGCCGTTGGCGGTCAGCTGGGCGTTGTCGCCTTCCAGGCGTACGTTCAGTTCGTGGCGGCTGAGCGCGGCGCCCAGTTCCAGGTCGACGCGGTGGTACTGCGCGTCGCGGGCCAGCACCGCGTCGGTACGCAGGAAGCTGGTCTGGCGCGCGCTGCCGGCCTGCACGCGGGCGTGCTTGAGCACGGCATCGCGGGCGACGTGGGCATGCAGCACGGTATTGTCCAGGTGCGCCGAGTCGCCCACGCTGAAGCGGTGCTCGACCACGCCCAGACTGGCGCCTGCACGCAGTTCGATGAGGTGGCGGTGGTGCCAGGCCAGGTCGGTGGCGCCGGCGACGCTGGCGAACACCAGCTGCAGCGGCGTTTCGACCTGCACGCCGTCGTCCACGCGCAGCACTACGCCTTCATCGGCCAGTGCGGCGTTGAGGCGGGCGAAGATCTCTTCGCTGCGCTCGTAACGGCGGCCAAGGAAACGCACGGCGTCTTCGCCGGAGGCCAGTGCGGCCGACAGCGGCTGCAGCTGCACGCCGGCCGGCAGGGCGTGCACGTCGCTCAGCGCGGCATCCAGGCGGCCATTGACGAACACCAGGCGCGGCGCCGGGATGTCCTCCAGCAGCGCGGCATCCAGGGCAGGCCCCTGCAGCGGTGCAGCCGAGAACGCACGGCGCTCCAGCTGGCGCAGCGAGGTGTACTTCCAGGCTTCGTTGCGGGCGGCCGGCAGGCCGTCGCGCAGGGCCGCATCCAGCACTTCGCGGCGCGCATCGCTGCCGCAGAAGGCCTGGGCCATCGAATCAAGCAGGGCGCTCATCAGACCGCCGCCTCGCGCACCACGCGATCCTTGAGGAAATCGTAGCCGTGCGCTTCCAGTTCCAGCGCCAGTTCCGGGCCGCCGGTCTTGACGATGCGGCCATCGGCCAGCACGTGCACCACGTCCGGCTTGATGTAGTCCAGCAGGCGCTGGTAGTGGGTGATGACCAGGAACGAGCGGTCGGCGGCGCGCAGTGCGTTGACGCCGTCGGCCACGCTCTTCAGCGCATCGATGTCCAGGCCCGAATCGGTTTCGTCGAGGATCGCCAGCTTCGGCTCGAGCACGGCCAGCTGGAAGATCTCGTTGCGCTTCTTCTCGCCACCGGAGAAGCCTTCGTTGACGCCACGGTGCAGCAGCTCGTCCTTCAGGTGCAGCACGGCCAGCTTCTGCCGCACCAGCTTCAGGAACTGCATGGAATCGAGTTCTTCTTCACCACGCGCCTTGCGCTGTGCATTCAGTGCTGCGCGCAGGAAGTAGGTGTTGTTCACGCCCGGGATTTCCACCGGGTACTGGAAGGCCAGGAACAGGCCGGCGGCGGCGCGCACTTCCGGTTCCTGCTCGAGCAGGTCCACACCGTCGAACTGCACGCTGCCTTCGGTGACTTCGTAGCCGTCACGGCCGGCCAGGACATTACCGAGGGTGGACTTGCCGGCGCCGTTGGGGCCCATGATGGCGTGCACCTGGCCGGGCTTCACATCCAGCGAGAGGCCCTTGAGGATTTCCTTGTCGCCGATGCGGGCGTGGAGGTTGTCGATCTTCAGCATGGTGGGGATTTCCGTGGGGCGGGCCGCAGCCCGCCGATAAAGAGAATGCGTTTGCGAGGGCAGGGGCGGGCGGTCAGCCCACCGAACCTTCCAGCGAGACTTCCAGCAGCTTCTTGGCTTCCACCGCGAACTCCATCGGCAGTTCGCGGAACACCTGCTTGCAGAAGCCGTCGACGATCATCGACACCGCGTCTTCCTGGCTGATGCCACGGGCGCGGCAGTAGAACAGCTGGTCGTCGGAAATCTTCGAGGTGGTGGCCTCGTGCTCGACGGTGGCGCCCGGGTTCTTCACCTCGATATAGGGGAAGGTATGGGCACCGCACTGCTTGCCGATCAGCAGCGAATCGCACTGGGTGTAGTTGCGCGCGCCATCGGCGTTGCGGTCCACCTTGACCAGGCCGCGGTAGGTGTTCTGGCCGCGGCCGGCACTGATGCCCTTGCTGACGATCTTGCTCTTGGTGCGCTTGCCGACGTGGATCATCTTGGTGCCGGTGTCGGCCTGCTGGCGGTGGTGGGTCAGCGCCACCGAGTGGAACTCGCCCACCGAATCGTCGCCCAGCAGCACGCAGGACGGGTACTTCCAGGTGATGGCCGAACCGGTCTCGACCTGGGTCCAGGTGACCTTGCTGCGCGCACCACGGCATTCGGCACGCTTGGTGACGAAGTTGTAGATGCCGCCAACGCCGTTCTCGTCGCCCGGGTACCAGTTCTGCACGGTGGAGTACTTGATCTCGGCATCTTCCAGCGCGACCAGCTCGACCACCGCGGCGTGCAGCTGGTTCTCATCGCGCATCGGCGCGGTGCAGCCTTCCAGGTAGGAGACGTAGGCCTTGTCCTCGCACACGATGAGGGTGC
This genomic interval from Stenotrophomonas sp. 57 contains the following:
- the sufC gene encoding Fe-S cluster assembly ATPase SufC, with product MLKIDNLHARIGDKEILKGLSLDVKPGQVHAIMGPNGAGKSTLGNVLAGRDGYEVTEGSVQFDGVDLLEQEPEVRAAAGLFLAFQYPVEIPGVNNTYFLRAALNAQRKARGEEELDSMQFLKLVRQKLAVLHLKDELLHRGVNEGFSGGEKKRNEIFQLAVLEPKLAILDETDSGLDIDALKSVADGVNALRAADRSFLVITHYQRLLDYIKPDVVHVLADGRIVKTGGPELALELEAHGYDFLKDRVVREAAV
- the sufB gene encoding Fe-S cluster assembly protein SufB, yielding MATETIETVAHDDTPNREIHEQLGRKYSAGFITEIESDSLPAGLDEDTIRALSAKKEEPEWMTQWRLDAYRHFLTMPMPDWAKLEIAPIDLQALSYYSAPKGPKYASLDDVPKELLDTYDKLGVPLHERAKLAGVAVDAVFDSVSVGTTFRKELAEKGIIFCSMSEAIKEHPELVRQYLGTVVPVGDNYFAALNSAVFSDGSFVFIPKGVRCPMELSTYFRINAGHTGQFERTLIVCEDKAYVSYLEGCTAPMRDENQLHAAVVELVALEDAEIKYSTVQNWYPGDENGVGGIYNFVTKRAECRGARSKVTWTQVETGSAITWKYPSCVLLGDDSVGEFHSVALTHHRQQADTGTKMIHVGKRTKSKIVSKGISAGRGQNTYRGLVKVDRNADGARNYTQCDSLLIGKQCGAHTFPYIEVKNPGATVEHEATTSKISDDQLFYCRARGISQEDAVSMIVDGFCKQVFRELPMEFAVEAKKLLEVSLEGSVG
- a CDS encoding non-heme iron oxygenase ferredoxin subunit — protein: MSEAWTFVCAGNELLPGEMKSVFDEVTGTPIVVFNLDGELYALEDQCTHEEFELSSGEFNTTEGSVECVLHGARFDVRDGRALCAPAYTPVPKFPVKREHDAVWTRDDRD
- a CDS encoding GNAT family N-acetyltransferase gives rise to the protein MSTLTFRAATSADIPALITLVTSAYRGDASRAGWTTEADLLDGARIDAEGIQGDLDRPRSTILLAEREGQLVACAHVADVDGKGYFGMFSVDPAQQGGGVGKQLMDAAEAHAAREWNVPVMQMTVIDVREELIAFYERRGYSRTGIKKPFPYGDERFGIPKRDDLRFEILEKPLAGAAA
- the sufD gene encoding Fe-S cluster assembly protein SufD, giving the protein MSALLDSMAQAFCGSDARREVLDAALRDGLPAARNEAWKYTSLRQLERRAFSAAPLQGPALDAALLEDIPAPRLVFVNGRLDAALSDVHALPAGVQLQPLSAALASGEDAVRFLGRRYERSEEIFARLNAALADEGVVLRVDDGVQVETPLQLVFASVAGATDLAWHHRHLIELRAGASLGVVEHRFSVGDSAHLDNTVLHAHVARDAVLKHARVQAGSARQTSFLRTDAVLARDAQYHRVDLELGAALSRHELNVRLEGDNAQLTANGVLLGNGRRHVETRLGIDHIARDTACGLLWRGVAANRSRVVFHGGIQIREGADGTDANLSNKNLLLSADAEIDTQPTLVIDADEVKAAHGATVGQLDANALFYLRSRGLPQAQAQALLSAAFCHEPLKILPDILREQLARRLDKALAEAGVA
- a CDS encoding cysteine desulfurase — protein: MNLSTPRPIEERSGAPDWDRVRLDFPLLMREVHGKPLVYFDNANTGQKPVQVIGAVDEFYRRYNANVSRAVHALGSEATDAYEGARNTLARFLNVRPSDLVLCSGTTFAINLVAYSWALPRLKAGDVILITRMEHHANIVPWQLVAQRTGATIRVAEITPDGALDLDALRAAMTPEVKLLAVTHVSNVLGTVNPVREICREARKRGIITVVDGSQAAPHRKVDVAAIGCDFYAITGHKMCGPTGTGALWARREHLDAMPPFLGGGEMIKEVSFDGTVFNDAPHKFEAGTPNIAGFIGLGVAADYLQNVGLDHVEAREAELLAHFTEELRRVDGLRIIGEAPEKAAVVSFLIDGAHAHDLATLLDLEGVAVRSGQHCAHPLLQYYGVAATCRASLAFYNTHAEIDRFMTALTKVRKLLG